In a single window of the Coffea eugenioides isolate CCC68of chromosome 3, Ceug_1.0, whole genome shotgun sequence genome:
- the LOC113764744 gene encoding UDP-glycosyltransferase 92A1-like: MTGLKEYMVMIPFMAHGHLTPFLDLAKKIQQRTGFAITLVSTPLNVKYLENTISKDSSQESRINLESLPFNSVEHGLPPNTENTGALSLDHIIKLFQGAANLEGPFRRLIAKIIEKEGHPPLCIVSDIFVGWATDVAKDFETVNVTFTTGGAYGTAAYVSIWQNLPHRSSGKDEFSLPGFPDSCRFHITHLHRYLQAADGTDEWSKFFQPQISKSLGSLGWLCNTVEEIEPFGLDVLRKYIKLPVWCIGPLLPPQMLEQDSSSESKSISQPSGREAGLPTEQCLEWLDSHPECSVLYISFGSQNTISPSQMMALAMGLEHSGKPFIWAIRPPFGFDPKGEFKAEWLPEGFEERMAQTNQGLLVHKWAPQLEILRHKSTAAFLSHCGWNSIMESLSQGVPMIGWPLAAEQGYNSKLIMEEMGVGVELTRGLQSTVEKEHVERVINTVMEKGGKGEEMKRKAVEIRGLIRAAVREDEGHKGSSLQAIDDFISVVLSKRKVLTAS; encoded by the coding sequence ATGACTGGCTTGAAGGAGTATATGGTGATGATACCATTCATGGCTCATGGCCATCTAACCCCTTTCTTAGATTTAGCCAAGAAAATTCAACAAAGAACTGGCTTCGCCATCACCCTGGTTAGCACCCCTCTTAATGTCAAGTACCTCGAGAATACTATATCAAAGGATTCATCCCAAGAATCCCGAATCAACTTAGAATCTCTTCCTTTCAACAGTGTTGAACATGGCTTGCCACCAAATACTGAGAACACTGGGGCCTTGTCCTTGGACCATATCATCAAACTCTTCCAGGGTGCAGCTAATCTTGAAGGCCCCTTTCGCCGTCTCATCGCAAAAATCATCGAAAAGGAGGGACATCCTCCGTTGTGCATAGTTTCTGATATTTTTGTAGGGTGGGCTACTGATGTAGCAAAGGATTTTGAAACTGTAAATGTAACTTTCACCACAGGTGGTGCCTATGGCACTGCTGCCTATGTTTCAATATGGCAGAACCTCCCTCATCGATCCTCCGGCAAAGATGAGTTCAGTCTTCCAGGTTTTCCTGATTCATGCCGGTTCCATATCACCCATCTCCATAGATATCTGCAAGCTGCAGATGGTACCGATGAATGGTCAAAGTTTTTTCAGCCGCAGATATCAAAATCTTTGGGATCTCTTGGATGGTTATGCAATACAGTGGAGGAAATTGAGCCTTTTGGCTTGGATGTGCTTAGGAAATACATAAAACTCCCTGTTTGGTGCATTGGACCCCTTCTTCCACCACAAATGCTTGAACAAGATTCTTCTTCAGAATCCAAAAGCATCAGTCAGCCCAGCGGGAGAGAAGCAGGTTTGCCTACTGAACAATGCCTGGAATGGCTGGACTCACATCCCGAGTGTTCTGTTCTTTACATCTCTTTTGGTTCCCAGAACACTATAAGTCCTTCTCAGATGATGGCATTAGCTATGGGGTTAGAGCACTCTGGGAAACCATTCATTTGGGCTATTAGGCCTCCTTTTGGCTTTGATCCTAAAGGTGAATTCAAGGCTGAGTGGTTACCAGAAGGTTTTGAAGAAAGAATGGCGCAAACAAATCAAGGATTGTTAGTGCATAAATGGGCACCCCAATTGGAGATTCTTCGTCACAAATCAACAGCAGCATTTTTGAGCCATTGTGGATGGAATTCAATCATGGAGAGTTTGAGTCAAGGTGTTCCCATGATTGGTTGGCCACTTGCAGCTGAACAAGGGTACAACTCAAAGTTGATAATGGAGGAAATGGGAGTTGGTGTTGAGTTAACTAGGGGATTGCAGAGTACTGTAGAGAAAGAGCATGTGGAGAGGGTAATAAATACTGTGATGGAGAAAGGAGGCAAAGGAgaggaaatgaaaagaaaggcaGTTGAGATAAGAGGGTTGATAAGGGCTGCCGTAAGGGAAGATGAAGGACACAAAGGGTCTTCTTTGCAAGCCATAGATGATTTCATCTCTGTAGTTTTGTCCAAGAGAAAAGTTCTTACAGCATCTTAA